A genomic window from Serratia liquefaciens includes:
- the spoT gene encoding bifunctional GTP diphosphokinase/guanosine-3',5'-bis pyrophosphate 3'-pyrophosphohydrolase yields the protein MYLFESLNLLIQRYLPEEQIKRLKQAYLVARDAHEGQTRSSGEPYITHPVAVACILAEMRLDHETLMAALLHDVIEDTPATYQDMEQLFGKSVAELVEGVSKLDKLKFQDKKEAQAENFRKMIMAMVQDIRVVLIKLADRTHNMRTLGSLRPDKRRRIARETLEIYSPLAHRLGIHHLKTELEELGFEALYPNRYRVIKEVVKAARGNRKEMIQKILAEIEGRLTEAGIPCRVSGREKHLYSIYLKMHLKEQRFHSIMDIYAFRVIVKEVDTCYRVLGQAHSLYKPRPGRVKDYIAIPKANGYQSLHTSLIGPHGVPVEVQIRTEDMDQMAEMGVAAHWAYKEKEQGETGTTAQIRAQRWMQSLLELQQSAGSSFEFIESVKSDLFPDEIYVFTPEGRIVELPAGATPVDFAYAVHTDIGHACVGARVDRQPYPLSQSLTSGQTVEIITAPGARPNAAWLNFVVSSKARAKIRQMLKNLKRDDSVGLGRRLLNHALGGSRKLAEIPPENIQHELDRMKLATLDDLLAEIGLGNAMSVVVAKNLQGDQSNLGTSSGVRNLAIKGADGVLITFAKCCRPIPGDPIIAHVSPGKGLVIHHESCRNIRGYQKEPEKFMAVEWDKDIEQEFIAEIKVDMFNHQGALANLTAAINAAESNIQSLNTEEKDGRVYSAFIRLTTRDRIHLANIMRKIRIMPDVIKVNRNRN from the coding sequence TTGTACCTGTTTGAAAGCCTGAATCTGCTGATTCAACGTTACCTGCCTGAGGAGCAGATTAAGCGCCTCAAACAGGCATACCTCGTTGCACGTGATGCTCACGAGGGACAGACACGCTCCAGCGGTGAGCCCTACATTACTCACCCGGTTGCCGTGGCCTGCATTCTGGCGGAAATGCGTCTCGATCATGAGACGCTGATGGCAGCCCTGCTGCACGACGTCATCGAAGACACCCCGGCCACCTATCAGGATATGGAACAGCTGTTCGGCAAAAGCGTCGCCGAATTGGTTGAGGGCGTATCCAAGCTCGACAAGCTGAAATTCCAGGATAAAAAAGAAGCCCAGGCGGAAAACTTCCGCAAGATGATCATGGCGATGGTGCAGGATATCCGCGTCGTGTTGATCAAGCTGGCTGACCGCACGCACAACATGCGTACCTTAGGTTCGCTGCGCCCCGACAAACGGCGGCGTATTGCGCGTGAAACCCTGGAAATCTACAGCCCACTGGCCCATCGTCTGGGTATTCACCACCTGAAAACCGAGCTGGAAGAGCTGGGTTTTGAGGCGTTGTACCCAAACCGTTATCGCGTAATCAAAGAAGTGGTGAAAGCCGCGCGCGGTAATCGTAAAGAGATGATCCAGAAGATTCTCGCCGAAATCGAAGGGCGATTGACCGAAGCCGGCATCCCCTGCCGCGTCAGCGGGCGAGAAAAACACCTGTATTCCATTTACCTCAAGATGCACCTGAAAGAACAGCGCTTCCATTCGATTATGGATATCTATGCGTTCCGGGTGATCGTGAAAGAGGTGGACACCTGCTACCGCGTGCTGGGTCAGGCTCACAGCCTGTATAAACCGCGCCCGGGCAGGGTCAAAGACTATATCGCCATTCCCAAGGCCAACGGCTATCAATCGCTGCACACTTCACTTATCGGCCCGCATGGCGTCCCGGTAGAGGTGCAGATCCGTACCGAAGATATGGATCAGATGGCCGAAATGGGGGTCGCCGCGCACTGGGCTTATAAAGAAAAAGAACAGGGCGAAACCGGCACCACCGCGCAAATCCGAGCCCAGCGCTGGATGCAGAGCCTGCTGGAGCTGCAACAGAGCGCCGGCAGCTCGTTTGAATTTATTGAGAGCGTCAAATCCGATCTGTTCCCGGATGAGATTTACGTTTTCACCCCGGAAGGCCGCATCGTCGAACTGCCTGCGGGCGCCACCCCGGTCGATTTCGCCTACGCAGTGCATACCGATATCGGCCACGCCTGCGTTGGCGCACGGGTTGATCGTCAGCCATACCCGCTGTCGCAGTCACTGACCAGCGGCCAAACGGTCGAAATCATCACCGCTCCGGGCGCACGGCCAAACGCCGCCTGGCTGAACTTTGTCGTCAGCTCCAAAGCGCGCGCTAAAATTCGCCAGATGTTGAAAAACCTCAAGCGCGATGATTCAGTTGGCCTCGGCCGCCGTTTGTTGAATCATGCGTTGGGCGGCAGTCGCAAACTGGCCGAGATCCCACCGGAAAATATCCAACACGAGTTGGATCGTATGAAGCTGGCGACGCTGGACGATCTGCTGGCTGAAATCGGCCTGGGCAACGCCATGAGCGTCGTGGTCGCGAAAAACCTGCAGGGTGACCAGTCCAATCTGGGCACCTCTTCCGGCGTTCGTAACCTGGCGATCAAGGGCGCAGACGGCGTGCTGATCACCTTTGCCAAATGCTGCCGACCTATTCCGGGTGACCCGATTATCGCCCACGTCAGCCCAGGCAAAGGCCTGGTGATCCACCATGAATCCTGTCGCAATATCCGCGGCTACCAGAAAGAGCCTGAAAAGTTCATGGCGGTAGAATGGGATAAAGACATCGAGCAGGAATTCATTGCCGAGATCAAAGTGGACATGTTCAACCATCAGGGGGCGCTGGCCAACCTGACGGCAGCCATCAATGCGGCTGAGTCCAATATTCAAAGCCTGAATACCGAAGAGAAAGACGGCCGGGTTTATAGCGCCTTTATCCGCTTGACCACCCGCGATCGCATCCATCTGGCAAATATTATGCGTAAAATCCGTATCATGCCGGATGTCATTAAAGTTAACCGTAACCGAAATTAG
- a CDS encoding AsmA family protein — MKFIGKLLLTLLLLVVLAIALLYVIGQTRWAAGWVSRWVSDNSDYRLSVAAISHSWNQPGQISLEDVQLTKKNQPQALVTKRLDLGLSLRQITEPRYFHSVTLRDGTLNLQQQDAAMPIQADVLQLSNMTLQSNDETWQLNAQQVNAGITPWQPKAGHPLGDNNQFQFSAGSMTLNGIPASQVLVQGELKQNQLLLSNFGADLAQGDLTGVATRAADGSWQVERLRLSGVRMQTPLTLEQFWQRFTALPPVTLKRFDLIDARLEGKEWAFNDLDLSLQNVTFQKGDWNSQDGSLNFNASDLINGSFHLIDPIMSMRLSPAGIAIQQFTTRWEGGLLRTSGNWLRANNRLQLDEVAVAALEYTLPIDWRGLWLQPLPNWLAEVYVNKLTTNRNLIIDINPDFPFQITALDGYGSNLLLARDHQWGIWSGTLNLNGSEATFNKIDVRRPSLALNANDGQINVTELSAFMPQGLLDAKAIVEQLPGKPFTLSLNGRSVPVNTLQQWGWQAVPLEGDGNLQLQLKGLLNSDGPFKASLQGSLQATAADGQTVNQQLP; from the coding sequence ATGAAATTTATCGGAAAACTGTTGCTGACGTTGTTGCTGCTGGTCGTGCTTGCCATTGCACTGCTGTACGTCATAGGACAAACCCGTTGGGCCGCGGGCTGGGTCAGCCGCTGGGTCAGCGATAACAGCGACTACCGTCTGTCGGTGGCGGCCATCTCGCATTCATGGAACCAACCGGGCCAAATCAGTCTGGAAGACGTTCAGTTAACCAAAAAAAATCAGCCGCAAGCGCTGGTGACCAAACGGCTGGATCTCGGCCTCAGCCTGCGCCAAATTACCGAACCTCGCTATTTCCACAGCGTCACGCTGCGTGACGGCACGCTGAATCTGCAACAGCAAGACGCGGCAATGCCGATACAGGCCGACGTGCTGCAACTGAGCAATATGACGCTGCAATCCAACGATGAAACCTGGCAGCTCAACGCGCAACAGGTCAACGCCGGCATCACGCCATGGCAACCCAAAGCCGGCCATCCGCTAGGTGATAACAATCAGTTCCAGTTCAGCGCCGGCTCGATGACGCTCAACGGTATTCCTGCCTCTCAGGTGCTGGTCCAGGGCGAGCTGAAACAAAATCAGCTGTTGCTCAGCAATTTCGGCGCCGACCTGGCGCAGGGGGATTTGACCGGCGTAGCCACTCGCGCCGCCGACGGCAGTTGGCAGGTAGAGCGCCTGAGACTCAGCGGCGTGCGCATGCAGACACCGCTGACACTGGAGCAGTTCTGGCAACGTTTTACCGCTCTGCCCCCCGTTACGCTCAAACGTTTTGATCTGATCGATGCCCGGCTGGAAGGCAAGGAGTGGGCATTCAACGATCTCGACCTGTCGCTGCAAAACGTCACCTTCCAGAAGGGCGACTGGAACAGCCAGGACGGTTCGCTGAACTTCAACGCCAGCGACCTGATCAATGGCAGTTTCCATCTGATTGATCCGATCATGAGTATGCGACTGTCGCCGGCCGGCATCGCCATTCAGCAATTCACCACCCGCTGGGAGGGCGGGTTATTGCGTACCTCCGGCAACTGGCTGCGCGCCAACAACCGCTTGCAGTTGGATGAGGTGGCAGTGGCCGCGCTGGAATATACATTGCCTATCGACTGGCGCGGATTGTGGTTGCAGCCGCTGCCGAACTGGCTGGCGGAGGTGTACGTCAACAAGCTGACCACCAACCGTAATCTGATCATCGATATCAACCCAGACTTCCCGTTCCAGATCACCGCACTGGACGGCTATGGCAGTAACCTGCTGCTGGCGCGCGACCACCAGTGGGGTATCTGGTCCGGCACGCTGAATTTGAACGGCAGTGAAGCTACCTTCAACAAGATTGACGTTCGCCGCCCATCGCTGGCGCTGAACGCCAATGACGGGCAAATCAACGTCACCGAACTCAGTGCCTTTATGCCCCAAGGGCTGTTGGATGCCAAAGCCATCGTCGAACAGCTGCCGGGCAAGCCTTTTACGCTGTCGCTGAACGGGCGTTCGGTACCGGTGAACACCCTGCAACAGTGGGGATGGCAAGCGGTTCCGCTGGAAGGAGACGGTAACCTGCAATTGCAGTTGAAAGGTTTGTTGAACAGCGATGGGCCATTTAAGGCTTCATTGCAGGGCAGCTTGCAGGCCACTGCCGCCGATGGCCAGACGGTCAATCAGCAACTGCCTTAA
- the fabY gene encoding fatty acid biosynthesis protein FabY, producing MYHLRVPVTEQELKEYYQFRWEMLRKPLHQPVGSEKDAYDAMAHHQMVVDESGKIVAIGRLYINADNEAAIRFLAVDPTVQDKGLGTLVAMTLESVARQEGVKRVVCSAREDAVDFFAKLGFVNQGEITAPQTTPIRHFLMIKPVATLDDILHRPDWCGQLQQAWYDHIPLSEKMGVRISQYTGQRFVTTMPEIGNQNPHHTLFAGSLFSLATLTAWGLIWLLLRERHLGGTIILADAHIRYSKPITGRPRAVADLSSLSGDLARLARGRRARVQAEVHLFGDDDKGAVFEGTYMVLPAEPEVPLDQGGCEAIDS from the coding sequence ATGTATCACCTACGAGTACCGGTAACAGAGCAAGAACTGAAAGAGTATTACCAGTTCCGCTGGGAAATGCTGCGCAAGCCGTTGCACCAGCCGGTGGGGTCGGAAAAGGATGCCTACGACGCCATGGCACACCACCAGATGGTGGTGGACGAGAGTGGTAAAATTGTTGCCATTGGGCGGCTGTACATCAATGCCGATAACGAAGCCGCGATTCGTTTTCTGGCGGTAGACCCGACGGTGCAGGATAAAGGCCTGGGGACGCTGGTAGCCATGACGCTGGAGTCCGTGGCGCGTCAGGAAGGCGTGAAGCGCGTAGTCTGTAGCGCCCGTGAAGACGCTGTGGATTTCTTCGCCAAACTCGGTTTCGTGAATCAGGGTGAGATCACGGCGCCGCAAACCACGCCGATTCGCCATTTCCTGATGATCAAGCCGGTGGCGACGCTGGACGATATCCTGCATCGCCCCGACTGGTGCGGCCAGCTGCAGCAGGCCTGGTACGATCACATTCCGCTCAGCGAGAAGATGGGAGTGCGCATCAGCCAATATACCGGCCAGCGCTTTGTCACCACCATGCCGGAGATTGGCAACCAGAACCCGCACCATACGTTGTTTGCCGGCAGCCTGTTCTCTCTGGCCACGCTGACCGCCTGGGGCCTGATCTGGTTGTTGCTGCGTGAAAGACATCTGGGCGGCACCATCATTCTGGCGGATGCCCATATCCGTTACAGCAAACCCATCACTGGCCGGCCCCGCGCAGTAGCGGATCTCAGCTCGCTAAGCGGCGATCTGGCCCGTTTGGCCCGTGGCCGCCGCGCTCGCGTGCAGGCGGAAGTCCATCTGTTTGGTGACGACGACAAAGGTGCGGTATTTGAAGGCACTTACATGGTGTTGCCGGCCGAGCCGGAAGTGCCCCTGGATCAGGGCGGCTGTGAGGCGATAGACAGTTAA
- the gltS gene encoding sodium/glutamate symporter: MFHLDTYGTLVAATLVLLLGGKCVTSIPLLRKYTIPAPVAGGLLVALLLLALKKFVNWEISFDMSLKDPLMLAFFATIGLNANLSRLRAGGKALMVFLFVVLGLLLVQNAIGIGMAKMLGLDPLMGLIAGSITLSGGHGTGAAWSKLFIERYGFENATEVAMACATFGLVLGGLIGGPVARYLVKHSSTPEGSPDDSIQPSGFEKPESGRLITSLIMIETIAMIAICLSLGQFIAGLLSGTVFELPNFVCVLFVGVILSNTLAFTGFYTVFERAVSVLGNVSLSLFLAMALMSLRLWELASLALPMLAILAVQTLVMALYAIFVTYRVMGKNYDAAVLAAGHCGFGMGATPTAIANMQAITDRFGPSHLAFLVVPMVGAFFIDIANAIVIKLYLLLPVFPAIG; this comes from the coding sequence ATGTTTCATCTTGATACTTATGGCACGTTAGTCGCAGCAACATTGGTTCTGCTCCTTGGGGGCAAATGCGTCACCAGCATCCCCCTGTTGAGGAAATACACCATTCCCGCTCCTGTCGCCGGTGGTTTACTGGTGGCGCTCCTGTTGTTAGCCCTGAAAAAGTTCGTTAACTGGGAAATCAGCTTCGATATGTCGCTGAAAGACCCGTTAATGTTGGCCTTCTTCGCCACCATCGGTTTGAACGCCAACCTGTCGCGGTTGCGCGCGGGTGGCAAGGCATTAATGGTATTCCTGTTTGTGGTGCTGGGCCTGCTGCTGGTGCAGAACGCCATCGGCATCGGCATGGCGAAAATGCTGGGTCTGGACCCGCTGATGGGCCTGATCGCCGGCTCCATTACCCTGTCCGGCGGCCACGGCACCGGGGCGGCCTGGAGCAAGCTGTTTATCGAACGCTACGGCTTTGAAAATGCCACGGAAGTGGCGATGGCCTGTGCCACCTTCGGCCTGGTTCTGGGCGGCCTGATTGGCGGTCCGGTGGCGCGTTATCTGGTGAAGCACTCTTCCACCCCGGAAGGCTCGCCGGATGACAGCATCCAGCCAAGCGGCTTTGAAAAACCGGAGAGCGGCCGTTTGATCACCTCGCTGATCATGATTGAAACTATCGCCATGATCGCCATCTGTCTGAGCCTGGGGCAGTTTATCGCCGGCTTGCTGAGCGGCACGGTATTTGAATTACCCAACTTTGTTTGCGTGCTGTTCGTTGGGGTGATCCTCAGCAACACCCTGGCCTTCACCGGGTTCTATACCGTATTTGAGCGAGCGGTATCGGTGTTGGGCAACGTTAGCCTGTCGCTGTTTCTGGCGATGGCGCTGATGAGCCTGCGTTTGTGGGAGCTGGCTTCTCTGGCGCTGCCAATGCTGGCGATCCTGGCCGTACAGACGCTGGTGATGGCGCTGTACGCAATCTTCGTTACCTATCGGGTGATGGGTAAAAATTACGATGCAGCGGTGCTGGCTGCGGGCCACTGCGGTTTCGGCATGGGAGCCACGCCTACGGCGATCGCCAATATGCAGGCGATTACCGATCGCTTCGGTCCCTCGCACCTGGCGTTTCTGGTGGTGCCTATGGTGGGGGCGTTCTTTATCGATATCGCCAATGCGATTGTGATTAAGCTGTATCTGTTGTTACCGGTGTTTCCGGCTATTGGCTGA
- a CDS encoding nucleobase:cation symporter-2 family protein has translation MTQPSAELDAAQKASATPRNSELIYRLEDRPPLPQTLFAAGQHLLAMFVAVITPALLICQALGLPAQDTQHIISMSLFASGLASILQIKTWGPVGSGLLSIQGTSFNFVSPLIMGGLALKNGGADVPTMMAALFGTLMVASCTEILLSRVLHLARRIITPLVSGIVVMIIGLSLIQVGLTSIGGGYAAMNGGSFGAPKNLLLAGAVLLVIILLNRQRNPYLRVASLVIAMAVGYLLAWAMGMLPESQPTPETAAIIIPTPLYYGLGFDWNLLLPLMLIFMVTSLETIGDITATSDVSEQPVSGPLYMKRLKGGVLANGLNSMLSAVFNTFPNSCFGQNNGVIQLTGVASRYVGFVVALMLIALGLFPAVAGFVQHIPEPVLGGATLVMFGTIAASGVRIVSRERLNRRAIMIMALSLAVGMGVSQQPLILQFAPDWLKTLLSSGIAAGGITAIALNLLFPQEHEKQ, from the coding sequence ATGACCCAGCCATCCGCCGAGCTCGATGCTGCGCAAAAAGCATCCGCCACTCCCCGCAACAGTGAACTGATTTATCGTCTGGAAGATCGCCCGCCGCTGCCGCAAACGCTGTTTGCCGCCGGTCAGCACCTGCTGGCAATGTTCGTTGCGGTGATCACCCCGGCTCTGCTGATCTGCCAGGCGCTCGGTCTGCCGGCGCAGGACACTCAGCACATTATCAGTATGTCGCTGTTCGCCTCCGGCCTGGCCTCTATTTTACAAATAAAAACCTGGGGGCCCGTCGGCTCGGGCTTGCTGTCGATTCAGGGCACCAGCTTTAACTTTGTTTCGCCGCTGATTATGGGCGGGCTGGCGCTGAAAAACGGCGGCGCGGACGTCCCCACAATGATGGCTGCGTTGTTCGGTACGCTGATGGTCGCCTCCTGCACCGAGATCCTGCTGTCACGCGTGTTGCATTTGGCACGGCGAATCATCACTCCGCTGGTTTCCGGCATTGTGGTGATGATTATCGGCTTGTCGCTGATCCAGGTCGGACTGACCTCCATCGGCGGTGGCTATGCCGCGATGAACGGGGGCAGCTTCGGCGCGCCCAAAAATCTGCTGCTGGCCGGTGCGGTTCTACTGGTCATTATCCTGCTTAACCGTCAGCGCAATCCCTATCTGCGCGTTGCGTCGTTGGTGATTGCCATGGCGGTGGGCTATCTGCTGGCCTGGGCCATGGGCATGCTGCCAGAAAGCCAGCCGACTCCCGAAACGGCAGCAATCATCATTCCGACCCCGCTGTATTACGGCCTGGGCTTTGACTGGAATTTGCTGTTGCCGCTGATGCTGATCTTTATGGTCACCTCGCTGGAAACTATCGGCGATATCACCGCGACCTCTGACGTGTCGGAACAACCGGTCAGTGGCCCACTGTATATGAAACGCCTTAAGGGCGGCGTACTGGCCAACGGCCTGAACTCCATGCTGTCGGCGGTGTTCAATACCTTCCCCAACTCCTGCTTCGGTCAGAACAATGGCGTGATCCAACTGACCGGCGTCGCCAGCCGCTACGTCGGCTTCGTGGTGGCGCTGATGCTGATCGCGCTGGGGTTGTTCCCGGCGGTGGCCGGCTTCGTGCAGCACATTCCTGAACCGGTGTTGGGCGGCGCCACCCTGGTGATGTTCGGCACCATTGCAGCCTCCGGGGTTCGCATCGTGTCTCGTGAACGCCTGAACCGTCGTGCAATCATGATTATGGCGCTGTCGTTGGCCGTGGGCATGGGCGTATCCCAGCAGCCGCTGATCTTGCAGTTCGCACCAGACTGGCTGAAAACATTGCTCTCCTCAGGCATTGCTGCCGGCGGCATCACCGCCATCGCGCTGAACCTGCTGTTCCCGCAGGAGCATGAGAAACAATAA
- the rpoZ gene encoding DNA-directed RNA polymerase subunit omega, translating into MARVTVQDAVEKIGNRFDLVLVAARRARQIQTGGKDALVPEENDKYTVIALREIEEGLITSQILDVRDRQEQQEQEAAEIQAVTAIAEGRR; encoded by the coding sequence ATGGCACGCGTAACTGTTCAAGACGCTGTAGAGAAAATTGGTAACCGTTTTGACCTGGTGTTGGTCGCTGCTCGTCGGGCACGTCAAATCCAGACTGGCGGTAAAGATGCACTTGTTCCGGAAGAAAACGACAAGTACACCGTTATCGCGCTGCGCGAAATCGAAGAAGGCCTGATCACCAGCCAGATCCTCGATGTTCGCGATCGTCAGGAACAGCAAGAGCAGGAAGCCGCAGAAATTCAAGCGGTTACCGCGATTGCTGAAGGTCGTCGTTAA
- the recG gene encoding ATP-dependent DNA helicase RecG, with translation MKGRLLDAVPLTTLSGVGASQAGKLAKIGLETIQDLLLHLPLRYEDRTRLYPINDLQPGIFATVEGEVLRTDISFGRRRMLTCQISDGTGLLTLRFFNFNAAMKNSLATGRRVTAYGEVKRGNHGAEIIHPEYRIQGESSEVELQESLTPVYPTTEGIRQATLRKLTDQALELLDTCAIAELLPPELSGGLISLPQALHTLHRPPPDIQLADLEQGKHPAQKRLILEELLAHNLSMLAVRAGAQSYQALPLMPDDRLKKQFLAQLPFAPTGAQDRVVADIEADMQKGFPMMRLVQGDVGSGKTLVAALAALRAIAHGKQVALMAPTELLAEQHANNFRQWFEPLGLEVGWLAGKQKGKARIAQQEAIASGQVSMVVGTHAIFQEQVQFSGLALVIIDEQHRFGVHQRLALWEKGEEQGFHAHQLIMTATPIPRTLAMTAYADLDTSVIDELPPGRTPVTTVAIPDTRRADIIQRVKSACMEEGRQAYWVCTLIEESELLEAQAAEATWEELKIALPELKVALVHGRMKAQEKQAVMQAFKQGELQLLVATTVIEVGVDVPNASLMIIENPERLGLAQLHQLRGRVGRGAVASHCVLLYKTPLSKTAQKRLQVLRDSNDGFVIAQRDLEIRGPGELLGTRQTGSAEFKVADLLRDQAMIPEVQRVARHIHQQYPEHAQALIERWLPEKARYSNA, from the coding sequence ATGAAAGGCCGTCTGCTGGATGCTGTCCCACTCACCACGCTTTCCGGGGTGGGCGCCAGCCAGGCGGGCAAACTGGCCAAGATTGGCCTGGAAACCATTCAAGATCTGTTGCTGCACCTGCCGCTGCGTTATGAAGACCGCACCCGCCTCTATCCGATAAACGATCTGCAGCCTGGTATTTTTGCCACGGTGGAAGGCGAAGTACTGCGTACCGACATCAGTTTTGGACGCAGGCGCATGCTGACCTGCCAGATCAGCGACGGTACCGGCCTGCTCACCCTGCGTTTCTTCAATTTCAACGCAGCGATGAAAAACAGCCTGGCCACCGGCCGTCGCGTGACCGCCTACGGGGAAGTCAAACGCGGTAACCACGGCGCCGAAATTATTCACCCTGAATATCGCATTCAAGGGGAAAGCAGCGAAGTTGAGCTGCAAGAGTCATTGACACCGGTCTATCCCACCACTGAGGGCATCCGCCAGGCCACGCTGCGCAAGCTGACCGATCAAGCGCTGGAGTTGCTGGATACCTGCGCTATTGCCGAACTGCTGCCGCCGGAACTGAGCGGCGGGCTGATAAGCCTGCCGCAGGCGCTGCATACCCTGCACCGCCCGCCGCCGGATATCCAATTGGCAGATTTGGAACAGGGCAAGCACCCGGCGCAAAAACGTCTGATCCTGGAAGAGCTGTTGGCGCATAACCTCAGCATGCTGGCGGTCCGAGCCGGTGCGCAGAGCTATCAGGCCCTGCCGTTAATGCCCGACGACCGGCTTAAAAAGCAATTCCTCGCCCAGTTGCCCTTTGCCCCCACCGGCGCGCAAGATCGCGTAGTGGCTGATATCGAAGCCGATATGCAAAAAGGCTTCCCGATGATGCGCCTGGTGCAAGGCGACGTCGGCTCCGGCAAAACCCTGGTTGCAGCGCTGGCGGCACTGCGCGCTATCGCTCACGGCAAGCAGGTGGCATTAATGGCCCCGACGGAACTGCTGGCCGAACAGCACGCCAATAATTTCCGCCAGTGGTTTGAGCCGCTGGGGCTGGAGGTTGGCTGGTTGGCCGGCAAGCAAAAAGGCAAGGCGCGTATCGCACAGCAAGAGGCGATTGCCAGCGGGCAGGTCTCCATGGTGGTCGGTACCCACGCCATCTTCCAGGAACAGGTGCAATTTTCCGGTCTGGCGCTGGTGATCATCGATGAACAGCACCGTTTTGGCGTACACCAGCGGCTGGCACTGTGGGAGAAAGGCGAGGAGCAAGGCTTCCATGCCCATCAGTTGATCATGACCGCCACGCCAATCCCCCGCACGCTGGCAATGACGGCCTATGCCGATCTCGACACTTCGGTGATCGACGAACTGCCGCCGGGCAGAACGCCGGTCACTACCGTCGCCATTCCAGACACCCGACGCGCCGATATTATTCAGCGGGTAAAAAGCGCCTGCATGGAAGAAGGCCGACAGGCGTACTGGGTTTGTACGCTGATCGAAGAATCCGAACTGCTGGAAGCTCAGGCAGCGGAAGCCACCTGGGAAGAATTGAAAATCGCACTCCCGGAGCTGAAAGTGGCGCTGGTGCACGGACGCATGAAAGCTCAAGAGAAGCAGGCGGTAATGCAGGCCTTCAAACAGGGCGAACTGCAGCTGTTAGTGGCGACCACGGTCATCGAGGTTGGCGTCGACGTGCCCAATGCCAGCCTGATGATTATCGAAAACCCGGAGCGCCTGGGGCTGGCGCAGTTGCACCAGTTGCGGGGTCGTGTAGGCCGCGGCGCCGTGGCGTCTCACTGCGTATTGTTGTACAAAACGCCGTTGAGCAAAACGGCACAAAAGCGTCTGCAGGTGCTGCGTGACAGCAATGACGGCTTCGTTATTGCCCAACGCGATCTGGAAATCCGTGGTCCCGGCGAACTGTTGGGCACGCGCCAAACCGGCAGCGCAGAGTTCAAAGTGGCGGATTTGCTGCGCGATCAGGCGATGATCCCGGAAGTACAACGCGTCGCTCGCCATATCCACCAGCAGTACCCGGAGCATGCCCAAGCCCTGATTGAGCGCTGGCTACCGGAGAAAGCACGTTACTCCAACGCCTGA
- the trmH gene encoding tRNA (guanosine(18)-2'-O)-methyltransferase TrmH, translating into MSPERYARICEMLATRQPDLTVCLEQVHKPHNVSAIIRTADAVGVHQVHAVWPTTRMRTLVSSAAGSNSWVNVQTHRTIGDAVTHLKGQGMQILATNLSARAVDFREVDYTRPTCVLLGQEKTGITEEALALADQDIVIPMIGMVQSLNVSVASALILYEAQRQRQNAGLYRREHSMLDAEEQQRLLFEGGYPVLANVAKRKKLPRPHIDQQGQVVADAEWWAAMQATVRK; encoded by the coding sequence ATGAGCCCTGAACGCTATGCGCGGATTTGTGAAATGCTGGCCACCCGGCAGCCGGATTTAACCGTCTGCCTGGAACAGGTTCACAAACCGCATAACGTCTCCGCCATTATCCGCACCGCCGACGCCGTCGGCGTGCATCAGGTGCATGCCGTATGGCCAACCACGCGCATGCGAACCCTGGTTTCCTCCGCCGCCGGCAGCAACAGCTGGGTCAATGTTCAAACCCATCGCACCATCGGCGACGCCGTGACTCACCTGAAAGGCCAGGGCATGCAGATCCTGGCGACTAACCTTTCCGCCCGGGCGGTAGATTTTCGCGAAGTGGATTACACTCGCCCTACCTGCGTCCTGCTGGGCCAGGAAAAAACCGGCATTACCGAAGAAGCGCTGGCGCTTGCCGATCAGGACATCGTCATTCCGATGATCGGCATGGTGCAGTCGCTCAATGTGTCGGTTGCCTCAGCCTTGATCCTGTACGAAGCGCAACGCCAGCGGCAAAATGCCGGTCTATACCGCCGTGAGCACAGTATGCTCGACGCAGAAGAGCAACAGCGTCTGCTGTTTGAAGGCGGCTATCCGGTGCTGGCCAACGTGGCCAAACGTAAAAAACTGCCGCGTCCTCATATTGATCAACAGGGCCAGGTGGTCGCCGATGCCGAATGGTGGGCGGCCATGCAGGCAACGGTACGCAAATGA